In one Pseudomonadota bacterium genomic region, the following are encoded:
- a CDS encoding ABC transporter substrate-binding protein, which translates to MKKLIITASSLAIAASVASAQSVARENTVIFDLDRTITDPENFNWFTDNSGVRRLAGAHQTMWEPLFILNYGTGELEPWLATGAESNADFTEWTVTLRDGVTWSDGEAFNADDVVFTVNMAENTEDFSAREVSALTSQVASVEKVDDLTVRFTLEGSNPRFIVENFGVRIANSFLIMPEHVWSAVDDPATFTFFPPIGTGPYAYSSGASNRMIWDRRDSWWGAETGFMDMPAPERVIFLESGGEESRAQLIASNQLDAAQNVTIGTFEAIQAQNDAVIAWVDGFPFAAADPCARQLEINTTVAPWDNANMRRAVASIIDRSQIVNVAYEGTTEASRTMFAQYGSMAPFIEAVEEAGYGLPARADVEAGQALIEAEGWVRDGDYYMKDGETLGVDIHVNSASTEYTRTIDVVVEQLQRAGIDARATPVENGVFWGEVLPFGAYEMSYSWLSCGSVNEPWASMGRYNSRDVVPVGERSPGFNNTSRWDGPAADAYTAIVDQIATKPLGDPEVPGLVAEAYQYLDAEMPFIPLAQASKLIPFNTTHWTGWPTSENYYNHPFFWWGHTHQIIHNLEPAG; encoded by the coding sequence CCGGAGAACTTCAACTGGTTCACCGACAATTCTGGGGTCCGCCGCCTCGCGGGCGCGCACCAGACGATGTGGGAGCCGCTCTTCATCCTGAATTATGGCACGGGTGAGCTCGAGCCGTGGCTCGCCACGGGCGCCGAGAGCAACGCGGACTTCACAGAGTGGACCGTGACGCTCCGCGATGGCGTGACGTGGTCCGACGGCGAGGCATTCAACGCCGATGACGTCGTATTCACTGTCAACATGGCTGAGAATACCGAGGATTTCTCCGCCCGCGAAGTGTCCGCGCTCACGAGCCAGGTGGCCTCCGTCGAGAAGGTGGACGACCTCACCGTGCGCTTCACGCTCGAGGGCTCCAATCCGCGCTTCATCGTGGAAAACTTCGGCGTTCGCATCGCGAACTCCTTCCTCATCATGCCCGAGCATGTGTGGTCGGCGGTGGACGATCCCGCCACCTTCACCTTCTTCCCGCCCATCGGCACGGGCCCCTATGCCTACAGCTCTGGCGCGTCGAACCGCATGATCTGGGACCGCCGCGACAGCTGGTGGGGCGCAGAGACGGGCTTCATGGACATGCCCGCACCCGAGCGTGTCATCTTCCTCGAGAGCGGCGGCGAGGAAAGCCGCGCACAGCTCATCGCGTCGAACCAGCTCGACGCCGCGCAAAACGTCACCATCGGCACCTTCGAGGCGATTCAGGCGCAGAACGACGCCGTCATCGCGTGGGTGGACGGCTTCCCCTTCGCGGCCGCCGATCCCTGCGCGCGCCAGCTCGAGATCAACACCACCGTCGCGCCCTGGGACAACGCCAACATGCGCCGCGCCGTGGCCTCGATCATCGACCGCTCGCAGATCGTGAACGTGGCCTACGAGGGCACGACGGAAGCGTCGCGGACGATGTTCGCGCAATACGGCTCCATGGCGCCCTTTATCGAAGCTGTGGAGGAGGCGGGCTATGGCCTGCCGGCGCGCGCAGATGTGGAGGCGGGTCAGGCGCTCATCGAAGCTGAAGGCTGGGTGCGCGACGGCGACTACTACATGAAGGACGGCGAGACGCTTGGCGTCGACATCCACGTGAACTCCGCCTCCACGGAATACACCCGCACCATCGACGTGGTCGTCGAGCAGCTGCAGCGCGCCGGGATCGACGCCCGTGCGACGCCCGTGGAAAACGGCGTGTTCTGGGGCGAGGTTCTGCCCTTCGGCGCTTACGAGATGTCCTATAGCTGGCTGTCCTGCGGGTCGGTGAACGAGCCATGGGCCTCCATGGGCCGCTATAACTCGCGCGATGTCGTGCCCGTGGGCGAGCGTTCGCCCGGCTTCAACAACACCTCGCGGTGGGACGGCCCCGCGGCGGATGCCTACACGGCCATCGTGGACCAGATCGCCACGAAGCCCCTTGGGGATCCCGAGGTGCCAGGACTGGTGGCGGAAGCCTACCAGTATCTCGATGCCGAGATGCCCTTCATCCCGCTCGCGCAGGCCTCGAAGCTCATCCCGTTCAACACGACCCATTGGACGGGCTGGCCGACCTCGGAGAACTACTACAACCACCCGTTCTTCTGGTGGGGCCACACGCACCAGATCATCCACAATCTGGAGCCCGCGGGCTAA
- a CDS encoding ABC transporter permease, which yields MAEYSTNDGAAEAETPLTRAERKQARRLKRFDNPWLNPKLMWGVGLLLGIIALGLLGRIFWDPDLVFVGSGLPRQTPFGFENMRGQAGTLAHPLGTDGGGRDLLALLIIGAPNTLFVGLLASLIGMSIGIFLGFSAGFLGGRTDDTIRVLADVMITIPPLLILVVFQSSFGDVSLTMMALLIAGFVWQSPTRLIRAQVLSMKRSGYVQMAQLSGAGTFHIMFREMMPNLVPYLFGSFIASVTTSIVTAVGLEVLGLGPQRIPTLGRTIYEAINAGALIQNLWWWWGLPTLLLATMFIGLLLINLGLDEVSNPRLRKLS from the coding sequence ATGGCTGAGTATTCGACAAACGACGGCGCAGCCGAAGCCGAAACCCCGCTTACACGTGCTGAAAGAAAGCAGGCGAGGCGGCTGAAAAGGTTCGACAATCCGTGGCTCAATCCGAAGCTCATGTGGGGCGTGGGGCTGCTCCTCGGCATCATCGCACTGGGCCTCCTCGGGCGCATTTTCTGGGATCCGGATCTCGTCTTCGTGGGCTCGGGCCTGCCGCGGCAGACGCCCTTCGGCTTCGAGAACATGCGCGGTCAGGCAGGCACGCTCGCCCACCCGCTGGGCACCGATGGCGGCGGTCGCGATCTTCTCGCGCTCCTCATCATCGGCGCGCCAAACACGCTCTTCGTGGGGCTTCTGGCCTCGCTCATAGGCATGTCCATCGGCATTTTCCTCGGTTTCTCCGCGGGCTTCCTGGGCGGGCGCACGGATGACACGATCCGTGTCCTCGCCGACGTGATGATCACGATCCCGCCGCTTCTCATCCTCGTCGTCTTCCAGTCGTCCTTCGGGGACGTCTCGCTCACAATGATGGCGCTCCTCATCGCGGGCTTCGTCTGGCAATCGCCCACGCGCCTCATCCGCGCGCAGGTGCTCTCGATGAAGCGCTCGGGCTACGTGCAGATGGCGCAGCTCAGCGGTGCGGGCACCTTCCACATCATGTTCCGGGAGATGATGCCCAACCTCGTGCCCTATCTCTTCGGCTCCTTCATTGCCTCGGTCACCACTTCCATTGTGACCGCCGTGGGGCTCGAAGTCCTCGGCCTCGGGCCGCAGCGGATCCCCACGCTGGGTCGCACGATCTACGAGGCCATCAATGCCGGCGCGCTCATCCAGAACCTCTGGTGGTGGTGGGGCCTGCCCACGCTCCTACTCGCGACGATGTTCATCGGGCTCCTCCTCATCAATCTGGGTCTCGACGAGGTCT
- a CDS encoding ABC transporter permease yields MGRIPRDYLINRLVTLVLTILIAATIIWIIPRLSPVDPAEIALGRMAAGAGTVANSEEILAQLRAQMGIDQPLIVQYFKYLSGALVFDFGLSTAAFPTPVATLILNALPWTLGLMILSLLITFFIGNLLGALMVWEKSPNLVKVAIPAAMVFTSIPPILSGLLLMWIFSAKLQWFPLTGAYSIFVEPGWTWTFVQSVLYHGFLPALSIVIVTFGFWALGMRGLMITVQGEDYVTLAKAKGLKPRYILYRYMIRNAILPQITAFALKIGLLIAGQVLVERIFAYNGMGKLLYDAILNQDFPVIQGVSYVIILMTAVSVFLVDLLYPFIDPRIRHEAA; encoded by the coding sequence ATGGGACGCATTCCAAGGGATTACCTGATCAACCGTCTGGTGACGCTGGTGCTCACCATTCTGATCGCCGCGACGATCATATGGATCATCCCGCGGCTTTCGCCGGTCGACCCCGCCGAGATCGCACTGGGGCGCATGGCAGCGGGCGCAGGAACGGTGGCAAATTCCGAGGAAATCCTCGCGCAGCTCAGGGCACAGATGGGCATCGATCAGCCACTGATCGTTCAGTATTTCAAATACTTGTCGGGCGCTCTTGTTTTCGATTTCGGGCTGTCGACCGCGGCCTTCCCGACGCCGGTCGCCACGCTCATCCTCAACGCGCTGCCCTGGACACTGGGGCTCATGATCCTGTCGCTCCTGATCACCTTCTTCATCGGCAACCTCCTCGGCGCGCTGATGGTCTGGGAGAAATCGCCCAATCTCGTGAAGGTGGCGATCCCGGCGGCGATGGTCTTTACCTCAATTCCGCCAATCCTTTCCGGGCTTCTCCTCATGTGGATTTTCAGCGCGAAACTGCAGTGGTTTCCGCTCACCGGTGCCTATTCGATCTTCGTGGAGCCGGGCTGGACATGGACGTTCGTGCAATCCGTCCTCTACCACGGCTTTCTGCCCGCGCTCTCCATCGTCATCGTGACGTTCGGCTTCTGGGCGCTCGGCATGCGCGGGCTCATGATCACCGTGCAGGGCGAGGACTACGTGACGCTGGCCAAGGCCAAGGGATTGAAGCCGCGGTACATCCTCTACCGCTACATGATTCGCAACGCGATCCTCCCGCAAATCACTGCTTTTGCACTGAAAATCGGGCTGCTCATCGCCGGGCAGGTGCTCGTGGAACGCATATTCGCCTATAACGGGATGGGCAAATTGCTCTACGACGCGATCCTCAACCAGGACTTCCCGGTCATCCAGGGGGTGAGTTACGTCATCATCCTCATGACCGCCGTGAGCGTCTTCCTCGTGGACCTGCTCTATCCCTTCATCGACCCCCGTATCCGGCATGAGGCTGCGTGA